In Symmachiella dynata, the following are encoded in one genomic region:
- a CDS encoding YndJ family transporter codes for MTPDPFEMRWAAGLFLLAPLVLMPLTLPLTAAPMPSKSVSQLWALLWRIQFPAATLAAISFTLPTGTWAGILATPWLLTTGLIALIGLLDFYTGQGRSLERLCSQVAMLYLPIGGVATVMARSELTVFGFSDIIILATAVHFHYAGFILLILAGKVIRHHRGNIVRFATALALFGIPALATGITLSRFNYRYPEWLAAGGLSTVAMIIAWGQCRVAVRNFSGVRRSLLLISGLSLIAGMCMSILFAAGVFRGVHLLGIDIPWMLRYHAVINAFGFALSGVCGWHFVEQQTMTEPGPN; via the coding sequence ATGACACCAGACCCGTTTGAGATGCGCTGGGCGGCCGGGCTTTTCTTGTTGGCCCCCTTGGTGCTCATGCCGCTCACATTGCCGCTGACGGCAGCGCCGATGCCGTCGAAGTCCGTCTCGCAATTGTGGGCCCTTCTGTGGCGAATCCAATTCCCCGCAGCCACCCTGGCCGCAATCTCTTTTACACTACCCACCGGCACGTGGGCGGGAATACTGGCAACTCCGTGGTTGCTAACGACCGGGCTGATCGCCCTCATCGGTCTGTTGGATTTCTACACGGGTCAAGGTCGGTCACTGGAACGTCTCTGCTCCCAGGTGGCGATGCTCTACCTGCCGATTGGCGGTGTCGCAACCGTGATGGCGCGTTCGGAACTGACGGTCTTTGGTTTCAGTGACATCATCATTCTGGCGACAGCGGTCCACTTTCACTATGCGGGGTTCATCTTGCTGATACTCGCGGGAAAAGTCATCCGTCATCATCGCGGCAACATCGTCCGCTTTGCCACAGCTTTGGCGTTGTTCGGAATCCCGGCGCTGGCGACGGGGATCACCTTATCGCGGTTCAATTACCGGTATCCCGAATGGCTGGCCGCCGGGGGTCTGTCCACCGTGGCGATGATCATCGCCTGGGGCCAATGCCGCGTGGCGGTGCGGAACTTCTCCGGGGTGCGCCGGTCCCTGCTGCTCATCTCCGGGCTGTCGTTAATCGCAGGAATGTGCATGTCCATTCTTTTTGCCGCCGGCGTTTTTCGCGGCGTGCATCTACTAGGGATCGACATACCGTGGATGTTGCGTTATCACGCGGTGATCAATGCGTTCGGGTTCGCGCTGTCCGGCGTGTGCGGTTGGCATTTCGTTGAGCAGCAAACCATGACTGAGCCTGGGCCAAACTAA
- a CDS encoding DUF1990 family protein, with amino-acid sequence MQILFRPLGGKPDLAPWLERETWEATRPREERLVRENAYTGIAGREPPGEPMQAGLHRALAEVVFSYRAFPESLVTPNLLRTPLESGDTVGTQYHLFPGIDLFFASRVLETFDAPQDGIWRTGFTYTTIVGHPVMGSETFSVEKNLTTGEITVALRSWSQPITRLARCFAIPCRILQARAGRAAVERLRKLAEEFRCSTDDASTIPQSA; translated from the coding sequence ATGCAAATCCTATTTCGCCCACTGGGTGGGAAGCCTGACTTAGCCCCCTGGCTGGAACGGGAAACCTGGGAAGCGACGCGACCGCGTGAGGAGCGGTTAGTGCGGGAGAATGCCTACACAGGCATCGCAGGCCGCGAGCCGCCCGGCGAGCCGATGCAAGCGGGACTGCATCGGGCCTTAGCAGAAGTCGTGTTCTCCTATCGCGCTTTTCCAGAGTCGCTGGTCACGCCGAATTTATTGCGGACTCCCCTCGAATCAGGCGACACGGTTGGCACGCAATACCATCTGTTCCCCGGGATCGATCTGTTTTTCGCATCGCGGGTATTGGAAACCTTTGATGCTCCCCAAGACGGTATCTGGCGGACCGGGTTTACCTACACCACGATTGTCGGACATCCAGTGATGGGCAGCGAAACCTTCAGTGTCGAAAAAAATCTCACCACCGGCGAAATCACGGTCGCCCTGCGGTCCTGGTCGCAACCAATCACACGGTTGGCCCGCTGTTTCGCGATTCCCTGTCGCATCCTCCAAGCCCGCGCCGGACGCGCCGCTGTCGAGCGACTACGTAAATTGGCGGAGGAGTTTCGCTGCTCTACGGACGACGCCTCGACAATTCCACAGTCAGCTTGA
- a CDS encoding PQQ-binding-like beta-propeller repeat protein, which produces MKRKLSQVLVGCSVLTLVGVVTAVLPSAESEPKVGPTELALEAISKMDVQPLDWPQWGGSPARNNTPAGKNIPTKWDVAEGENIKWSADLGSQTYGNAVVANGKVYVGTNNGAGHVKRYPARVDLGCLLCFDEQTGEFLWQHSSEKLPTGRVHDWPLQGICCAPYADGERLWYVSSRGEVVCLDTAGFKDGKNNGPYTEEPNENKDEADVIWKFNMMDDLQVSQHNMCSCSVTCAGDVLLVNTSNGLDESHINLPSPDAPSFIALDRNTGKVIWTDKSPGTNILHGQWSSPTYAVLGGQPQALFAGGDGWIYSFDPKGDGQGNSKMLWKFDCNPKTSEWKLGGRGTRNNIIATPVVYDGLVYVAVGQDPEHEEGLGHLWCIDPTKRGDVSEELAVDAKGEPIPHQRIQAVNEANGEKTTPNPNSAAVWHYSQFDWDGDGEIADFMEEMHRSCGTVAIKNDILFIADFSGLFHCLDAKTGKVHWTYDMLSPAWGSPLIVEGRVYIGDEDGDISIFPLTTDPEEAFHEVDGELLPKLGVINMEESVYSTPIVANNVLFISNKSKLYAISPKD; this is translated from the coding sequence ATGAAACGCAAGTTGTCACAGGTACTCGTCGGCTGTTCGGTGTTGACTCTCGTCGGCGTCGTGACTGCGGTCCTCCCTTCGGCCGAGTCGGAACCCAAGGTCGGTCCAACGGAACTGGCTCTCGAAGCGATTTCTAAAATGGACGTCCAGCCGCTCGACTGGCCGCAATGGGGCGGCAGTCCGGCACGCAATAACACTCCAGCCGGTAAAAATATCCCCACGAAGTGGGATGTGGCTGAGGGAGAAAACATCAAATGGTCGGCCGATCTCGGCTCGCAGACCTACGGCAACGCGGTGGTCGCCAACGGAAAAGTCTATGTGGGAACGAACAACGGCGCCGGTCACGTCAAGCGTTATCCGGCACGGGTCGATCTGGGCTGCCTGCTTTGTTTCGATGAACAAACCGGAGAGTTTTTGTGGCAGCACTCCAGTGAAAAGCTCCCCACCGGCCGCGTGCACGACTGGCCGCTGCAAGGCATTTGTTGTGCTCCCTACGCCGATGGCGAACGTTTGTGGTACGTCTCCAGCCGTGGTGAAGTCGTCTGCTTGGATACGGCCGGTTTTAAAGACGGAAAAAACAACGGACCCTACACCGAAGAGCCGAACGAAAACAAAGACGAAGCCGACGTGATTTGGAAGTTCAACATGATGGACGACCTGCAGGTTTCGCAGCACAACATGTGCAGTTGTTCGGTCACCTGTGCCGGCGACGTCCTGCTGGTCAATACGTCCAACGGCCTCGACGAATCACACATCAACTTGCCCTCGCCCGACGCACCCAGCTTTATTGCGTTGGATCGCAACACGGGCAAGGTGATATGGACCGACAAGTCGCCCGGGACAAACATCCTGCACGGCCAATGGTCCTCGCCAACCTATGCGGTCTTGGGTGGGCAGCCGCAGGCATTGTTCGCCGGTGGTGACGGCTGGATTTATAGCTTCGATCCCAAAGGGGATGGGCAAGGCAACTCCAAGATGCTGTGGAAGTTCGACTGCAATCCCAAGACATCGGAATGGAAACTGGGTGGCCGCGGAACCCGTAATAACATCATTGCCACGCCCGTGGTTTATGACGGTCTGGTTTATGTCGCCGTGGGTCAAGATCCGGAACACGAAGAGGGCCTGGGCCATCTCTGGTGCATTGATCCCACGAAGCGCGGCGACGTGAGTGAAGAACTCGCCGTCGACGCTAAGGGGGAACCGATTCCCCATCAACGCATTCAAGCCGTCAACGAAGCCAATGGAGAAAAAACGACTCCCAATCCCAACTCGGCCGCCGTCTGGCATTACAGCCAGTTCGACTGGGATGGCGACGGAGAGATTGCTGACTTCATGGAAGAGATGCATCGCTCCTGCGGCACGGTGGCAATCAAAAACGATATCTTGTTTATTGCCGACTTCAGTGGTCTGTTTCACTGCTTGGATGCCAAAACAGGCAAAGTACATTGGACGTACGACATGCTCTCACCCGCCTGGGGTTCGCCGTTGATCGTGGAAGGTCGCGTCTACATCGGCGACGAAGATGGTGACATTTCGATCTTTCCGTTGACCACCGATCCTGAAGAAGCATTCCATGAAGTCGACGGCGAATTGCTCCCCAAATTGGGCGTGATCAACATGGAAGAGTCGGTGTACAGTACGCCGATCGTTGCTAATAATGTGTTGTTTATCAGCAACAAGAGCAAGCTGTACGCAATTTCCCCGAAGGATTAA
- a CDS encoding PQQ-binding-like beta-propeller repeat protein, translating into MRFTCIVRCLAVVALATAVVTVPGSLPAEETFEVDPLDWPHWRGPEYNGISRETGLVDSWSPDGENVLWFKEYLGSRSTPIIMRGKLYTITRDDVASPREGEKVVCADAVTGEKIWENKFNVYLSDVPAERVGWSSVVGDPTTGRVYALGVCGLFQCIDGETGETIWSHSLSEEYGALTTYGGRTNVPVIHGNLVIISAIMIDWGDMAKPAHRFIAFDKRNGQPVWFNGTRLLPYDTNYSSPVLATIDGQEVLVFGSGDGGVHAFQPQTGKPIWSYDVSRRGINVTPLVVGDRVFAGHSEENLVGTKMGAVFAIDGTGEGDVTKSKELWRNERMMVGKSSPIMVDGKLVTVDDRGGVIVLDPETGKTIAKKKIGRMMRSSPVYADGKIYVCSTGGRWHILKLEDDRIKIVHKLMLKDRSSHGSPVISHGRIYIPFIEGMYCIGKKDQQPTADPRPAPAEVTPVSADDVATQVQVVPVEALLKPGQKLQYQARLYNARGQFLKVADDAKFSIEGIGTISGDGKYEASNDPAHSEVKVTANVGDLSGTARIRIVPPLPWKFEFDDGQVPVTWVGARYRHIALDFDLLKKLEQQSPLASQLYIYLMTSYINSGRPVAKFADDSPRMTWSALLRFLERLDGSDSIRTLDEAKAALDPALQLLADEKVVAEWDWATPTPDVIQLTVKQGTRPVDGNGVMTKIKTIPKGARSQSWMGHVGLHDYTIQADVLGASKNGKMPDIGLIGQRYTLDLMGNSQQLQIRTWPPQLRMAQTIPFTWEPEVWYTMKLQSAIEDGKAVLRGKVWKRDEAEPEQWLVEAVDMVPNLTGSPGLFGNAKEAELFIDNVQVIGNK; encoded by the coding sequence ATGAGATTCACTTGCATTGTTCGCTGTCTGGCCGTTGTAGCGTTGGCCACGGCCGTGGTCACCGTTCCCGGTTCCCTGCCTGCGGAGGAGACGTTTGAAGTCGATCCGCTTGACTGGCCGCATTGGCGTGGTCCGGAATACAACGGGATTTCCCGCGAGACGGGACTGGTGGATTCCTGGTCACCGGACGGTGAGAATGTCTTGTGGTTCAAAGAGTACCTGGGCTCTCGTTCGACTCCGATCATCATGCGGGGCAAGTTGTACACCATCACGCGGGACGACGTGGCAAGTCCCCGCGAAGGCGAAAAAGTGGTCTGCGCCGATGCTGTGACGGGCGAGAAGATTTGGGAAAACAAATTTAATGTTTATCTCTCGGATGTCCCGGCGGAACGGGTCGGCTGGTCCTCGGTGGTTGGCGATCCGACAACCGGGCGGGTCTATGCATTGGGTGTCTGCGGACTGTTTCAATGCATCGATGGGGAGACCGGCGAGACGATTTGGTCGCACTCCTTGTCCGAAGAGTACGGCGCGCTGACCACGTACGGTGGACGGACCAACGTTCCGGTCATCCATGGAAACCTGGTGATCATCAGTGCGATTATGATTGATTGGGGCGACATGGCCAAACCGGCGCATCGCTTCATCGCATTCGACAAACGCAACGGGCAGCCAGTGTGGTTCAACGGCACACGTTTACTGCCGTATGACACAAACTACAGTAGCCCAGTGCTAGCGACGATTGATGGCCAAGAAGTCTTGGTCTTCGGATCGGGCGATGGCGGCGTGCACGCCTTTCAACCACAAACCGGCAAGCCGATTTGGTCCTACGACGTTTCACGGCGAGGCATCAATGTAACGCCGTTGGTAGTGGGAGACCGGGTATTTGCCGGGCATAGCGAAGAAAACCTAGTCGGCACCAAAATGGGCGCTGTGTTCGCCATTGACGGCACTGGTGAAGGAGATGTGACAAAATCCAAAGAACTTTGGCGCAACGAACGGATGATGGTCGGCAAAAGTTCGCCCATTATGGTGGACGGCAAGTTGGTCACGGTCGACGACCGCGGCGGCGTGATTGTGCTTGACCCTGAGACAGGCAAGACGATCGCCAAAAAGAAAATCGGCCGCATGATGCGGAGCAGCCCGGTGTATGCCGACGGAAAGATTTACGTCTGTAGCACAGGCGGGCGCTGGCACATCCTCAAACTGGAAGACGATCGGATTAAGATCGTCCATAAGCTGATGTTGAAAGACAGAAGCTCACATGGCTCGCCAGTCATTTCGCATGGTCGGATTTATATCCCGTTCATCGAAGGCATGTACTGCATTGGGAAAAAGGATCAACAGCCGACAGCTGATCCGCGTCCCGCCCCTGCGGAGGTGACTCCCGTATCCGCAGATGATGTCGCCACGCAGGTGCAAGTTGTACCGGTCGAAGCCTTGCTCAAGCCGGGACAAAAGCTGCAGTATCAAGCGCGGCTTTACAACGCACGGGGGCAATTTCTCAAGGTGGCCGACGATGCGAAATTTAGCATCGAGGGCATTGGCACAATCAGCGGAGACGGGAAGTACGAAGCCTCCAACGATCCCGCGCATTCCGAAGTCAAAGTCACAGCCAACGTTGGCGATCTGTCCGGCACGGCTCGAATTCGTATCGTGCCGCCGTTGCCGTGGAAGTTCGAATTCGACGATGGCCAAGTCCCGGTGACCTGGGTGGGGGCGCGCTATCGGCACATTGCTCTGGACTTTGATTTGCTCAAAAAACTGGAACAGCAAAGTCCGTTGGCCTCACAGCTGTATATCTACTTGATGACCAGTTACATCAACAGCGGCCGGCCGGTTGCGAAATTCGCCGACGATTCTCCACGGATGACTTGGAGCGCGTTGTTGCGGTTCTTGGAACGGCTGGATGGCTCGGATTCGATTCGTACTTTAGACGAAGCGAAAGCGGCACTCGATCCGGCGCTGCAGTTATTGGCGGATGAAAAAGTGGTCGCCGAATGGGATTGGGCGACGCCGACACCGGACGTCATTCAATTGACTGTCAAACAAGGGACACGACCGGTGGATGGCAATGGTGTGATGACCAAGATCAAAACCATTCCCAAAGGGGCGCGTAGCCAATCTTGGATGGGACACGTTGGGTTGCATGACTATACGATTCAAGCCGACGTGCTCGGTGCGAGCAAAAATGGAAAAATGCCCGACATCGGTTTGATTGGTCAGCGGTACACGCTGGACTTGATGGGGAATAGTCAGCAATTGCAGATCCGCACATGGCCGCCGCAATTGCGGATGGCCCAAACGATTCCGTTCACATGGGAACCGGAGGTGTGGTACACAATGAAACTGCAATCCGCGATTGAAGACGGCAAAGCGGTCCTACGCGGCAAGGTTTGGAAGCGGGACGAGGCGGAACCGGAGCAATGGCTCGTCGAAGCGGTCGACATGGTCCCCAATCTGACCGGAAGCCCCGGCCTGTTTGGAAATGCCAAGGAGGCGGAGTTATTCATCGATAACGTCCAAGTTATCGGCAACAAGTAA
- a CDS encoding helix-turn-helix domain-containing protein, with amino-acid sequence MGSKSDLREPVNARQSLSVRLQAFRMRKGWNMDRLSEVAGVSRTTVYHLERGDIAKPRASTLYKLAVALEIDPHELSPDAMPVDAGGPGWPPEGERRQDDPRAKFDLRTNTCIKAAYRGAAAHFAGWSQQEWDELYSTFGVGGPLTEQGVLEIARKINRKRETIHQLQVVLETHHADVAAGLIANLYRLVQAELDAAMPSPMSAPVLQDDGDEMPHDGDAAVGAAPDDF; translated from the coding sequence ATGGGGTCAAAATCCGATTTGCGGGAGCCGGTCAACGCGCGGCAGAGCCTGTCTGTTCGGTTGCAAGCGTTTCGGATGCGCAAAGGTTGGAATATGGACCGGCTCTCCGAAGTCGCCGGGGTTTCGCGCACAACCGTGTATCACCTCGAGCGGGGCGACATCGCCAAGCCGCGGGCTTCTACACTCTATAAGCTGGCAGTTGCGCTGGAGATCGACCCGCACGAACTTTCACCCGATGCGATGCCGGTCGACGCCGGTGGTCCGGGGTGGCCGCCCGAGGGAGAACGGCGGCAAGACGATCCGCGGGCGAAGTTCGACTTGCGCACAAATACCTGCATAAAAGCCGCCTATCGTGGTGCAGCTGCGCATTTCGCGGGGTGGTCACAGCAAGAGTGGGACGAACTCTACAGCACTTTCGGCGTCGGTGGTCCATTGACCGAGCAAGGCGTGTTGGAGATCGCCCGCAAGATCAATCGCAAGCGCGAGACGATTCATCAGCTGCAAGTTGTGTTGGAAACACACCATGCCGATGTCGCTGCGGGGTTGATTGCCAACTTGTATCGTCTCGTCCAGGCGGAGCTTGATGCGGCTATGCCCTCACCCATGTCGGCTCCGGTATTGCAAGACGATGGCGACGAAATGCCGCACGATGGCGATGCCGCAGTAGGGGCGGCCCCAGATGATTTTTAG
- a CDS encoding P-loop ATPase, Sll1717 family, with product MSAKPSKQFRFCKTDNIGAPGAEEDAEFLNSCFVETGDLELLSNPEDRHVIILGRTGTGKTALIHKLKTTDGARVIEIKPENLALTYIANSNVLNFFTELGINLDPFYKLLWRHVFTVEILTRFFDQHPVGDNSPTIYDRLRTLFSHSNREDSDLRQSIDYLEEWGKSFWSETEFRIKEITQKVENDLQQSLKATIGTDVLHVGGELSKGKKLSEEQRAEVINRGQEVVSKTQVRDLHQVFSLLDKVLSDKQKTYYIVIDGLDANWVEERLRYKLIMGLIMTAREFIPVSHAKIVIALRRDLIERVFRRTRESGFQEEKYQGLYLPLSWSKQQILEVLDSRVRKLVRRRYTKKPVGYKDLLPKTYRGESLGEYIYSIADRPRDVIALFNICVLVAIDKSGLSETEFTKAVAEYSRARLRALADEWHADYPDLVDFTELLSGRTTSFKIHTVRSAHVVDLCLNIVSDIPGGKGILHSSARGVVDELIKPEDFRKTLFQCFYHIGLVGLKTSADMAESWVDDTGQAVTRRQIDSNTSVVIAPKYVVAVGIDMRS from the coding sequence TTGAGTGCAAAACCATCAAAACAGTTTCGTTTCTGCAAGACAGATAACATCGGTGCTCCCGGTGCTGAGGAAGATGCAGAGTTCCTCAACTCCTGCTTCGTTGAAACAGGCGATTTGGAATTGTTATCGAACCCTGAAGACCGGCACGTTATTATTCTTGGCCGTACTGGTACCGGGAAAACTGCTCTCATACATAAGCTGAAGACGACAGACGGCGCTCGTGTTATTGAAATAAAGCCCGAGAACCTTGCGCTTACGTATATTGCAAACTCCAACGTGTTGAATTTCTTTACAGAACTTGGGATAAATCTGGATCCGTTCTATAAGCTCCTCTGGCGCCATGTGTTTACCGTAGAAATCCTTACCCGATTCTTTGACCAACATCCAGTCGGCGATAACTCTCCAACGATTTACGATCGCCTTCGCACGCTCTTTTCGCATTCCAACAGAGAAGACTCAGACTTACGACAATCGATTGATTACCTCGAAGAATGGGGCAAAAGTTTCTGGAGTGAGACGGAGTTTCGCATCAAAGAAATCACGCAGAAAGTAGAAAATGATCTTCAGCAATCACTTAAGGCGACCATTGGCACAGATGTATTGCATGTTGGCGGCGAGCTGTCAAAGGGCAAAAAACTCTCCGAAGAGCAGCGTGCTGAAGTCATTAATCGTGGTCAAGAAGTCGTAAGCAAAACGCAGGTTCGTGACCTCCATCAAGTCTTTTCGCTTCTTGACAAGGTGCTAAGTGACAAACAAAAAACATACTACATCGTAATTGACGGCTTAGACGCGAATTGGGTTGAGGAGCGCCTTCGTTACAAGCTCATTATGGGGCTGATAATGACAGCGAGGGAGTTTATCCCCGTCAGTCACGCCAAAATTGTAATTGCATTGCGTCGTGATCTAATTGAGCGTGTTTTCCGCCGAACGCGTGAGTCTGGCTTTCAAGAAGAAAAATACCAAGGCCTCTATCTACCATTATCTTGGAGCAAGCAGCAAATTCTTGAAGTGCTCGATAGTCGTGTTAGGAAACTCGTTCGGCGACGATACACAAAGAAGCCTGTCGGCTACAAGGACTTGCTGCCAAAGACCTACCGTGGTGAATCCTTGGGTGAATATATTTATTCAATTGCAGATCGTCCTCGTGATGTCATTGCGTTGTTCAATATCTGCGTTTTAGTTGCAATTGATAAATCTGGACTATCGGAAACTGAATTTACTAAGGCCGTTGCGGAGTATTCGCGTGCCAGGCTGCGAGCTCTTGCAGACGAGTGGCACGCAGATTATCCCGACTTAGTTGACTTCACTGAGTTGCTATCCGGCCGCACGACTTCATTTAAGATTCACACTGTTAGAAGTGCACACGTGGTTGATTTGTGTCTTAACATCGTTTCTGATATTCCTGGCGGAAAAGGCATATTGCATAGTTCTGCACGCGGTGTAGTCGATGAACTGATCAAGCCTGAGGACTTTCGTAAAACGCTATTTCAATGTTTTTACCATATCGGTTTGGTTGGCCTGAAGACCTCTGCTGACATGGCTGAGTCGTGGGTAGATGACACAGGGCAGGCTGTCACCAGACGCCAAATCGATTCCAATACCAGCGTTGTGATTGCGCCGAAATATGTCGTCGCAGTGGGCATCGATATGCGTAGCTAG
- a CDS encoding ArnT family glycosyltransferase: MKLNPSTSLVSALPAIIIAFAFFGYFYNKAFAIDDPYFLFQAQHVLTDPWHPSSFDIAWNDRFDRASILSPTGPMMAYILVPTVLADGAEWVAHLTVTLFLCWSAYSMVRIALLLGFSRNEALVSSLMLVATPTVIAMSSTAMPDIPGLAFALAGLERWLAFQAHQKWHQAFLAFVFLSLAVLTRSHTAGIVGICALTLVLPLKGQIAKRSVWWLSVAALAAIPAAVLVVSWVTGDTAAETNNLAQTTSFLNLRSASSNFLAFCGHFTLALPLAVPWLLMRGKQLFRWQTLVALLPTTLICWVTLMPWWVFVMAGLGAVSLVDILYDACQRRDALRILLGLWLLITLPICLYIHMPSKYLVLSVPALALLLILESRHYSRSIRRAGLGVWLAGSLLLGFLIIDFDASRTDFGRRAARELVATKPLEGSVWYGGHWGFQWYAEKAGAKSVLSPAFQPRKGDSIVCSETFFIQTAKYHCRAISLLEETQPGGQVMSNGAGFYSNYFGYLPISWGRGDYERFHVLVVTDPGTRW; this comes from the coding sequence TTGAAGTTGAACCCGTCTACCTCCTTGGTCTCCGCCTTACCGGCGATCATCATCGCGTTCGCATTTTTCGGCTATTTTTACAACAAAGCATTCGCGATTGATGATCCTTACTTTCTGTTTCAAGCACAGCATGTCTTGACCGACCCTTGGCATCCCTCCTCGTTCGACATCGCTTGGAATGATCGCTTTGATCGCGCTTCCATCCTCTCGCCGACGGGGCCGATGATGGCATACATCTTAGTGCCGACGGTGCTGGCGGATGGGGCGGAGTGGGTTGCGCATTTGACGGTGACCCTCTTCCTCTGCTGGTCGGCCTATTCCATGGTGCGGATTGCCTTGTTGCTCGGGTTTTCCCGCAATGAGGCTCTCGTCTCCTCACTGATGTTGGTGGCCACGCCCACCGTGATTGCGATGAGCAGCACTGCGATGCCGGACATTCCGGGGCTTGCGTTTGCCCTTGCGGGGCTGGAACGCTGGCTGGCATTTCAGGCTCATCAAAAGTGGCATCAGGCATTTTTGGCGTTTGTGTTTTTGAGCCTCGCGGTATTGACCCGTTCGCATACGGCGGGGATTGTCGGGATTTGTGCGCTGACGCTGGTACTGCCTCTAAAGGGGCAAATTGCAAAACGATCTGTCTGGTGGTTGAGCGTGGCTGCTTTGGCTGCCATTCCGGCCGCTGTGCTTGTTGTGTCTTGGGTGACAGGGGATACCGCGGCAGAGACAAATAATCTGGCTCAAACCACAAGCTTTCTGAACCTGCGAAGTGCGAGCAGTAATTTTCTGGCGTTCTGTGGTCACTTCACTTTAGCGTTACCATTGGCTGTGCCGTGGTTGCTGATGCGGGGCAAGCAGCTGTTTCGTTGGCAAACACTGGTGGCCCTGCTGCCCACGACGCTGATCTGTTGGGTCACGCTCATGCCTTGGTGGGTGTTTGTCATGGCGGGGCTGGGGGCGGTCAGCTTGGTGGACATCTTGTATGACGCGTGTCAACGTCGCGACGCGCTACGGATTCTGCTTGGCTTATGGCTGCTGATTACCTTACCCATCTGTTTGTACATTCATATGCCCAGCAAGTATTTGGTGTTGTCGGTCCCGGCCCTGGCATTGCTGTTAATCCTGGAGAGCCGTCACTATTCACGCTCGATCCGTCGGGCCGGTTTGGGAGTCTGGTTAGCGGGATCGCTGCTGTTAGGATTTCTTATCATTGATTTCGATGCAAGCAGAACCGACTTCGGTCGCCGCGCAGCTCGCGAACTTGTCGCGACAAAACCGCTTGAGGGCTCGGTTTGGTATGGGGGGCATTGGGGCTTTCAGTGGTATGCAGAAAAAGCTGGGGCCAAGTCAGTGCTGAGTCCCGCCTTTCAGCCGCGCAAGGGCGATTCTATTGTCTGCAGCGAAACGTTTTTCATACAAACGGCCAAGTATCACTGCCGGGCAATTTCATTGCTGGAAGAGACGCAGCCGGGCGGACAAGTCATGAGCAATGGGGCAGGGTTCTACAGCAATTATTTTGGCTATTTGCCGATATCCTGGGGGCGCGGCGATTATGAGCGTTTCCATGTCTTGGTCGTAACAGACCCCGGCACACGCTGGTAG